In one window of Nocardia brasiliensis DNA:
- a CDS encoding helix-turn-helix domain-containing protein, whose translation MATVLDTSTAAPEDRGELVADAIQSMTAPSHIALAAPGITPSARIDAWQLGVAELGSIRTGGYSVVRSQRQVRTAPAPNLMLFLSPASRIRWSQNDARSELAPGLVCVANLNRPLVADWRGGAVSTLQVPLDALGITANAIERATDRLTVGPLQSLVAWQINLAIGTADALANDPGAGCLGDAFVDLVHALITSEAARNGDGTVVPADLLIAQIRAYIDRHLTDPELGPHRIATAHHISVRYLYKLCARTGFSLEQLIIAQRLSRVHRALADARNHHLPIATIAQQHGFRDSAHFHRRFRAAFGMTPHEWRRTAEASGSLGGEPEVATNVFGPAVS comes from the coding sequence ATGGCTACTGTCCTCGATACCTCGACGGCGGCTCCGGAGGACCGCGGTGAGCTCGTGGCGGACGCTATCCAAAGCATGACAGCTCCGTCGCATATCGCCCTCGCGGCTCCCGGGATCACGCCGTCGGCACGTATCGATGCGTGGCAGTTGGGAGTCGCGGAACTCGGTAGTATCCGGACCGGCGGCTATTCGGTGGTGCGCAGCCAGCGGCAGGTTCGGACCGCACCGGCGCCGAACCTCATGCTTTTTCTCTCTCCCGCCAGCAGGATTCGATGGTCACAGAACGACGCACGCAGTGAGCTCGCCCCCGGCCTGGTGTGCGTCGCGAACCTCAATCGCCCGCTCGTCGCCGATTGGCGTGGCGGCGCCGTCTCGACGCTGCAAGTGCCGCTCGACGCGCTCGGCATCACGGCGAACGCGATAGAGCGCGCGACGGATCGGCTGACTGTCGGGCCGCTGCAGTCGCTCGTCGCATGGCAGATCAATCTGGCGATCGGGACAGCCGACGCGTTGGCGAACGATCCGGGAGCAGGCTGCCTGGGTGACGCCTTCGTGGACTTGGTGCACGCGCTGATCACGTCCGAGGCGGCGCGAAACGGTGACGGCACTGTTGTTCCCGCCGATCTGCTGATCGCCCAGATCCGTGCGTACATCGACCGTCATCTCACCGATCCGGAGCTCGGACCGCACCGGATCGCGACCGCGCATCACATCTCCGTCAGATATCTGTACAAGCTCTGTGCGCGCACCGGGTTCAGCTTGGAGCAATTGATCATCGCGCAACGACTTTCCCGGGTGCATCGCGCACTCGCCGACGCGCGGAACCACCATCTGCCGATCGCCACGATCGCGCAGCAGCATGGATTTCGGGATTCCGCGCACTTCCATCGACGTTTCCGCGCCGCGTTCGGCATGACGCCACACGAATGGCGTCGTACGGCCGAGGCGAGTGGCTCACTCGGCGGGGAGCCGGAAGTAGCGACGAACGTTTTCGGGCCTGCGGTGTCGTGA
- a CDS encoding tyrosine-type recombinase/integrase, whose protein sequence is MGLHADREVHNQGAEHNSGEGGLMVGYPCRTDMAPNRSVCAAATEFEESIPSPNTRRAYGIALNKLAESLGEDRPLCTISGDEIATALELLWGDASANTWNARRSAIQRWLIWCHGQGWDAPDLLIAPRRCAPPLARPQVRSRAAIEALLADRDIHLRERALWRMMYETCAHAGELLQVNIEQLDQAGRSCPVGHGGDHISWQEGTARLLPFVIRGRTRGPLFVTHRRSITRGRHGTDNRCPETGRARLSYDRARDLLDAATATNGAGTGWKLSDLRHSGLAHLAAAGMALPELMSKSRHRRPENVRRYFRLPAE, encoded by the coding sequence TTGGGGCTGCATGCCGACCGTGAAGTCCACAATCAGGGCGCCGAGCACAATTCAGGGGAAGGTGGACTGATGGTGGGGTACCCGTGCCGGACCGACATGGCTCCGAACCGCTCAGTGTGTGCCGCGGCCACGGAGTTCGAGGAATCGATCCCGTCGCCGAACACACGCCGCGCCTATGGGATCGCATTGAACAAACTCGCGGAATCACTCGGCGAGGACCGCCCGCTGTGCACGATCTCGGGGGACGAGATCGCCACCGCACTCGAACTCCTCTGGGGCGACGCCTCGGCGAACACCTGGAACGCACGACGGTCGGCGATCCAGCGATGGTTGATCTGGTGCCATGGCCAAGGCTGGGACGCTCCGGATCTGCTCATCGCGCCGCGGCGCTGCGCTCCCCCGCTCGCCCGGCCACAGGTGCGATCACGTGCGGCGATCGAGGCACTCCTCGCCGACCGCGACATTCATCTCCGGGAGCGGGCACTCTGGCGCATGATGTACGAAACCTGCGCTCATGCCGGGGAACTGCTCCAAGTGAATATCGAGCAGCTGGACCAGGCCGGACGCAGCTGTCCGGTCGGCCATGGCGGCGACCATATCTCCTGGCAGGAAGGCACCGCGCGGCTGCTGCCGTTCGTGATCCGTGGCCGGACCCGCGGCCCGCTGTTCGTCACCCACCGCCGGTCCATCACGCGTGGGCGCCACGGTACGGACAACAGATGTCCTGAAACGGGTCGTGCGCGCCTGTCCTACGACCGGGCGAGAGACCTCCTCGACGCCGCGACCGCGACGAATGGCGCGGGAACCGGCTGGAAGCTGAGCGACCTGCGACATTCCGGGCTGGCACACCTCGCCGCGGCCGGCATGGCGTTGCCGGAGTTGATGTCCAAGTCACGACACCGCAGGCCCGAAAACGTTCGTCGCTACTTCCGGCTCCCCGCCGAGTGA
- a CDS encoding histone-like nucleoid-structuring protein Lsr2 has translation MIRIDTEEFMDDGDTISPAHETVSFSLDGVDYHIDLSRTNAHRLRATFQAWIQSARRVGAANNSGATEDSSQGRRDTFEIRIWARKHGMPISNKGRIATDIMAAFNQANDSTANLP, from the coding sequence GTGATTCGTATCGACACCGAAGAGTTCATGGACGACGGCGACACAATTTCGCCTGCGCACGAAACAGTGTCTTTCTCTCTCGACGGAGTCGACTACCACATAGACTTATCCAGAACAAACGCGCACCGCCTGCGTGCGACATTTCAGGCTTGGATACAAAGCGCACGCAGAGTAGGTGCAGCGAACAACAGCGGCGCGACCGAAGACTCGAGCCAGGGCCGCAGGGATACGTTCGAAATACGAATCTGGGCACGCAAGCACGGGATGCCGATCTCGAATAAAGGGCGTATCGCGACTGACATCATGGCGGCGTTCAATCAGGCGAACGACAGCACCGCGAACCTACCCTGA
- a CDS encoding transposase yields MTTGPDAVFELVDAVLCADGPVRSLPELSLVAEHRRGHGSAYVALDRGRIDVERPRRALAAVPLPRAADDRLVLAVDITSWLRPEARTCPQRILCRTYGRARNTHQMIPGWPFSVVVALETGRSSWTAPLDAVRLAPGEDAAETTATQLRSVIGNLIAAGQWQSGDPEIWVVADAGYDGPWLALPLSDLPVRGLARMRSDRVLRRLAARHQGRPPRHGGEFVFGDPATWGAPDRSPMTGPPGL; encoded by the coding sequence GTGACCACAGGGCCTGACGCTGTGTTCGAGCTGGTCGACGCGGTGTTGTGCGCGGACGGGCCGGTGCGGTCGCTGCCGGAGTTGTCGCTGGTCGCCGAGCATCGTCGTGGTCACGGCAGCGCGTATGTGGCGCTGGATCGCGGCCGGATCGATGTGGAGCGGCCGCGGCGGGCGCTGGCGGCGGTGCCGCTGCCGCGAGCCGCGGATGACCGTCTGGTGCTCGCGGTCGACATCACCTCCTGGTTGCGGCCCGAGGCGCGTACCTGCCCGCAGCGGATTCTCTGTCGCACCTACGGCCGGGCCCGCAACACTCACCAGATGATCCCGGGATGGCCGTTCTCGGTGGTGGTAGCGCTTGAGACCGGCCGCAGTTCCTGGACCGCACCGCTGGACGCGGTCCGGCTCGCACCGGGCGAGGACGCCGCCGAGACCACCGCGACCCAGTTGCGGTCGGTGATCGGCAATCTGATCGCCGCCGGTCAGTGGCAGTCGGGTGACCCGGAGATCTGGGTCGTCGCCGACGCGGGCTACGACGGGCCGTGGTTGGCGTTGCCGCTGTCGGATCTGCCTGTGCGGGGGCTGGCCCGCATGCGGTCGGACCGTGTCCTGCGCCGCCTGGCTGCCCGGCACCAAGGGCGCCCGCCCCGCCACGGCGGTGAGTTCGTGTTCGGTGACCCCGCGACCTGGGGTGCACCTGACCGGTCCCCGATGACGGGACCACCCGGTCTTTGA
- a CDS encoding class I SAM-dependent methyltransferase: protein MSDVTQEGCAAHNSHIEHRYCNKRQPDRVDIGLRPKEKLEFEVADAANLPFTDQQFDGAHALESLLHMPYKFLALRKMRRGGTSMRRRAADSAA, encoded by the coding sequence ATGTCGGATGTGACACAGGAAGGCTGCGCGGCGCACAACTCGCATATCGAGCACCGGTATTGCAATAAGCGCCAGCCAGATCGAGTCGACATAGGTCTCCGACCAAAAGAAAAGCTGGAATTCGAGGTAGCAGATGCAGCCAATCTGCCGTTTACGGACCAGCAGTTCGATGGCGCGCACGCCCTCGAATCCCTACTACACATGCCATATAAATTCTTGGCGCTGCGGAAAATGCGTAGAGGCGGCACCAGCATGCGTCGTCGCGCCGCAGACAGCGCCGCCTGA
- a CDS encoding IS3 family transposase, with protein sequence MVAELAAAGVPVTISRQVPGVSTSGYYEWPDRGPSARAPAHTELTAVITAVHTASRGTYGAPRVHAELRIGIGIRLGRKRVARLMRSARLQSTFRRRRGPTHRDPASPNPDLVNRRFSAEDPDRLWSMDLTQHHTGEGWVYCAVVLDAFSRRIAGRSIPDHPRAELVCDALDITRWRRRPPPGQTIAHSDHDARYTSSAFGQRIRSAGLQGSMGSIRDCFDNSMAESYFGTIQLEPLDTRLRSTRKELATAIFDYIEALYNPTRRHPKLDMLNPVNYERVHTAAHRAA encoded by the coding sequence GTGGTCGCCGAACTCGCCGCGGCCGGCGTCCCGGTCACGATCTCGCGGCAGGTGCCGGGCGTGTCGACCTCCGGATACTACGAATGGCCCGACCGCGGGCCATCAGCGCGGGCACCCGCCCACACCGAGCTGACCGCGGTGATCACCGCGGTCCACACCGCCTCACGCGGCACCTACGGCGCGCCGAGAGTGCATGCCGAGCTGCGAATCGGCATAGGAATCCGGTTGGGCCGCAAGCGTGTCGCCCGATTGATGCGATCGGCGCGCTTGCAGAGCACGTTCCGAAGACGGCGCGGCCCCACGCACCGCGATCCGGCGAGCCCGAACCCGGACCTGGTGAACCGCCGCTTCAGCGCAGAGGACCCGGACCGATTGTGGTCCATGGACCTGACCCAGCACCACACCGGTGAAGGCTGGGTCTACTGCGCGGTCGTGCTGGACGCATTCTCCCGACGCATCGCGGGCCGGTCGATCCCCGACCATCCACGCGCCGAGCTGGTCTGCGATGCCTTGGACATCACCCGGTGGCGGCGCCGACCACCACCGGGGCAGACCATCGCTCATTCCGACCACGACGCCCGGTACACCAGTTCGGCCTTCGGCCAACGCATCCGCTCAGCGGGCTTGCAGGGATCGATGGGCTCCATCAGGGACTGTTTCGACAACAGCATGGCCGAAAGCTACTTCGGCACAATACAACTGGAACCACTCGACACCCGACTCCGGTCAACGAGAAAGGAACTGGCCACCGCGATCTTCGACTACATCGAAGCGCTCTACAACCCGACCCGAAGACATCCCAAACTCGACATGCTCAACCCCGTGAACTACGAACGAGTCCACACCGCCGCTCACCGAGCAGCATAA
- a CDS encoding transposase, with product MPPAPPREFRERAIELARAGERPIGQVASSLGISESCLRNWVKRADIDDGVREGLTSAERNELVELHRKARRLELENEVLRKATAYFTRDNVLPK from the coding sequence ATGCCTCCAGCACCTCCGCGTGAGTTCCGTGAGCGCGCGATCGAGTTGGCCCGCGCCGGTGAACGCCCGATCGGGCAGGTCGCGTCGAGCCTGGGCATCTCCGAATCCTGCCTACGCAACTGGGTCAAACGCGCCGACATCGACGACGGCGTCCGCGAGGGCCTGACCAGCGCCGAACGCAACGAGCTGGTCGAGCTCCACCGAAAAGCACGGCGACTCGAACTCGAGAACGAGGTATTACGCAAGGCCACAGCGTATTTCACGCGGGACAACGTCCTCCCAAAATAG
- a CDS encoding terpene synthase family protein yields the protein MWAASGDEDGVQLLSDWLPWPFLFDDAYCDDGPLSRDPTAFNHCAMNLMYTAICPERISHGPEFVDLLSKVLVDIMSRVRSRTGEGVSAVALAHYRWAIGAACGVSDRSGGYVRSLDEHMITRPADGADLMCLYLTEIAEGTWYTPAAMGDPTVRAITDAASVAFSVLTDLGSYSHEGAQNSLESNIVHIIANERGIGAQDAMYEACALMEEVMELFIRLKDKLSNRNDERLQRYLKQLSNFVRGVLEWQRRLPRYARFSKLGSPLIATGRLLDKPIHEVSERRVFPKVVPPPSIRWWWDFA from the coding sequence ATGTGGGCGGCGTCTGGTGATGAAGACGGGGTGCAGCTACTGAGCGATTGGTTGCCATGGCCCTTTCTTTTTGATGATGCCTATTGTGACGATGGGCCTCTGTCTCGCGATCCAACGGCATTCAATCACTGTGCCATGAACCTCATGTATACGGCCATTTGCCCTGAGCGAATCTCGCACGGGCCTGAGTTCGTGGACTTACTGTCAAAAGTCCTCGTAGACATAATGTCGCGAGTCCGAAGCCGTACTGGCGAGGGTGTGTCCGCCGTCGCTCTCGCCCACTATCGCTGGGCGATCGGGGCCGCATGCGGGGTATCGGACAGATCGGGCGGCTACGTCCGCAGCCTGGATGAACATATGATTACCCGTCCCGCGGACGGCGCGGATCTCATGTGTCTCTATCTGACAGAGATTGCCGAGGGCACGTGGTACACGCCGGCCGCTATGGGTGACCCAACGGTTCGTGCCATAACCGATGCCGCAAGCGTCGCATTCTCTGTCCTGACAGACCTTGGCTCCTACAGTCACGAGGGCGCCCAGAACAGCCTCGAGTCAAACATTGTTCATATCATTGCGAACGAGCGCGGGATCGGCGCCCAGGATGCCATGTACGAAGCATGCGCTCTCATGGAGGAGGTGATGGAACTATTCATACGGTTGAAAGATAAACTGTCAAACAGGAACGACGAGCGCCTGCAGCGTTATCTGAAACAACTGTCAAATTTCGTGCGAGGAGTTCTGGAATGGCAACGCCGACTACCGAGATATGCGCGATTCTCGAAACTGGGTAGCCCTTTAATTGCTACCGGCCGCCTGCTGGATAAGCCAATTCATGAGGTTTCAGAGCGCAGGGTATTTCCCAAGGTCGTGCCGCCCCCTTCAATTCGATGGTGGTGGGACTTCGCGTAA
- a CDS encoding GAF and ANTAR domain-containing protein: protein MKEAAGMSRERRLVEAFVQLADSLVAEYDPVDVVQGLLDRAVELLGVDTAAVLLARADGELRVLASTSEATRWLELLQVQAQDGPCVQCYRTGERVIAEDLAVAGDRWPVFAKQALVEGFRSVYALPMRLRADRVGALNLFSSGVERLSEDDLVVGQALADVASIAILRARQLAEHRTVNGQLQSALQTRIVIEQAKGILAAQGELDPETAFQALRGYARHSRGRLPDLARAVVDRTIDARVILAHGKDGR, encoded by the coding sequence GTGAAGGAGGCGGCGGGTATGAGTCGGGAGCGGCGGCTGGTTGAGGCGTTCGTGCAGCTGGCGGACTCGTTGGTGGCGGAGTACGACCCGGTGGACGTGGTGCAGGGGCTGTTGGATCGGGCGGTGGAGTTGTTGGGGGTGGATACGGCGGCGGTGTTGTTGGCGCGGGCGGATGGTGAGTTGCGGGTGCTGGCTTCGACGAGTGAGGCGACGCGATGGCTGGAGTTGCTGCAGGTCCAGGCGCAGGACGGGCCTTGTGTGCAGTGCTACCGGACGGGGGAGCGGGTGATCGCGGAGGATTTGGCGGTGGCCGGGGATCGGTGGCCGGTGTTCGCGAAACAGGCTCTGGTGGAGGGGTTTCGGTCGGTGTACGCGTTGCCGATGCGGCTGCGCGCGGATCGGGTGGGGGCGTTGAATCTGTTCAGTTCGGGGGTGGAGCGCCTGTCGGAGGATGATCTGGTGGTGGGGCAGGCGCTGGCGGATGTCGCGAGCATCGCGATTTTGCGGGCGCGTCAGCTTGCCGAGCATCGGACGGTGAACGGGCAGTTGCAGTCCGCGTTGCAGACGAGGATCGTGATCGAGCAGGCGAAGGGGATTCTGGCCGCGCAGGGGGAGTTGGATCCGGAGACGGCGTTCCAGGCGTTGCGTGGTTACGCGCGCCACTCCCGCGGTCGGCTGCCGGATCTCGCGCGTGCGGTGGTCGATCGAACCATCGATGCGCGGGTGATCCTCGCGCACGGCAAAGATGGTCGATAG
- a CDS encoding enoyl-CoA hydratase/isomerase family protein, protein MPDDPLANIALDVVCQPRPGDERRYLARMPYLRREGPVFIAHLGNRDERDTENRFNPEWIAALDAILDEATGTGGPAALVTTGTGKFYSTGADLDWAATHPDDIDAYLTDLQCLLARILTLPIPTVAALNGHVFGAGAFLAVAHDRRIMRSDRGYFCFPGVTLGADYARASVELIQSRLPAHLAHHVLVSGQRYNGPDALTAGLVDAVADDEAVLPAAIRYAEGLAHTSGPVLGHIKSCLHTGAASALREPVTGYNRHALVGRS, encoded by the coding sequence GTGCCCGACGACCCGCTCGCGAACATCGCGCTCGACGTGGTGTGTCAGCCTCGTCCCGGCGACGAGAGACGCTATCTTGCCCGAATGCCGTATCTGCGACGAGAAGGACCGGTGTTCATCGCGCATCTGGGCAACAGGGATGAACGGGACACAGAGAACAGATTCAACCCCGAGTGGATCGCCGCGCTGGACGCCATACTCGACGAGGCGACCGGCACCGGCGGACCGGCCGCCCTGGTCACGACGGGCACGGGCAAGTTCTACTCGACCGGCGCCGACCTGGATTGGGCCGCAACGCATCCCGACGACATCGACGCCTATCTGACCGATCTGCAATGCCTGCTCGCCCGGATCCTCACGCTGCCGATTCCGACCGTGGCCGCGTTGAACGGTCACGTCTTCGGGGCGGGTGCGTTCCTCGCGGTCGCCCACGACCGCCGGATCATGCGCAGCGACCGCGGGTATTTCTGCTTCCCCGGCGTGACCCTGGGCGCCGATTACGCCCGGGCGTCGGTCGAACTGATCCAGTCCCGGTTGCCCGCGCATCTGGCCCACCACGTTCTGGTATCCGGCCAGCGCTACAACGGCCCGGACGCGCTCACCGCCGGCCTGGTCGACGCCGTCGCCGACGACGAGGCCGTCCTACCGGCCGCGATCCGATACGCCGAGGGACTCGCGCACACCAGCGGACCGGTCCTGGGTCACATCAAGTCGTGCCTGCACACCGGCGCGGCGAGCGCCCTGCGCGAGCCGGTCACCGGATACAACCGCCACGCCCTCGTCGGCCGCTCCTGA
- a CDS encoding SDR family NAD(P)-dependent oxidoreductase: MSLPPPTRTARAVVTGASSGIGVALAEGLARQGYSLILVARRADRLRALADRLADSHGVEAEIRAVDLSDREARAKLCAELSEREIAVLCNNAGFATYGELAQADPIRERRQVELNCVAVHELTLAVLPGMVRRDAGAILITGSTTGNQPGPGNATYAAGKAFANTLAESLHGELAGSGVHCTLLAPGPVRTEYAAVAEVPKLDHALPDLCWVSAEQAAAEAISGMAAGKRRVVPGVFAKVQTFAGQYTPRGLIGPLIRAAYRKIT, encoded by the coding sequence ATGAGTTTGCCCCCGCCAACGCGTACCGCACGCGCCGTCGTCACCGGGGCTTCCTCGGGCATCGGCGTGGCGCTTGCGGAAGGCCTGGCCCGCCAGGGGTATTCGCTGATCCTGGTGGCGCGGCGGGCCGATCGCCTGCGCGCACTCGCCGACCGGTTGGCGGACAGCCACGGGGTCGAGGCCGAGATCCGTGCCGTCGACCTGTCCGATCGGGAAGCCCGCGCGAAGCTGTGTGCCGAGCTGTCCGAGCGGGAGATCGCCGTGCTGTGCAACAACGCCGGCTTCGCTACCTATGGCGAACTCGCGCAGGCTGATCCGATCCGGGAGCGCAGGCAGGTCGAGCTGAACTGCGTCGCGGTGCACGAGTTGACGCTGGCCGTACTGCCCGGCATGGTGCGCCGGGACGCGGGCGCGATCCTCATCACCGGTTCCACCACGGGGAATCAGCCCGGCCCTGGCAACGCGACCTATGCCGCCGGAAAGGCCTTTGCCAACACCCTGGCCGAGTCATTGCACGGCGAATTGGCCGGCTCCGGCGTGCACTGCACACTGCTTGCCCCGGGCCCGGTCCGCACGGAGTACGCCGCGGTGGCCGAGGTACCGAAGCTCGACCACGCGCTGCCCGATCTGTGCTGGGTGAGCGCCGAACAGGCTGCGGCCGAGGCGATCTCGGGTATGGCCGCGGGTAAGCGCCGGGTGGTGCCCGGTGTTTTCGCCAAGGTGCAGACCTTCGCCGGTCAGTACACGCCGCGCGGACTGATCGGCCCGCTCATCCGTGCGGCCTACCGGAAGATCACCTGA
- a CDS encoding winged helix-turn-helix transcriptional regulator, which yields MEFEEKLRDRTAWSIGDGCSAERVLGLLSTKTVFLVVRECFYGTTRFEDFVSRIGASAPAVSRALKQLESAGVVARVPYQEPGKRIHDEYRLTESGEDLLPVFLALMQWGDKYLQDGRPPLTFVDADTGRTLRVRVTADPVPEPASDDIRIRLNPAR from the coding sequence ATGGAGTTCGAGGAGAAATTGCGCGACCGCACCGCGTGGTCGATCGGCGACGGCTGCTCGGCCGAGCGCGTACTCGGCTTGCTCAGCACCAAGACAGTGTTCCTTGTGGTCCGCGAATGCTTCTACGGCACAACACGGTTCGAGGACTTCGTGAGCCGCATCGGCGCCTCCGCGCCCGCCGTGTCCCGGGCACTCAAACAGCTGGAGAGCGCGGGCGTCGTCGCCCGCGTGCCCTACCAGGAGCCGGGAAAGCGGATCCACGACGAATACCGGCTCACCGAATCGGGCGAGGATCTGCTGCCGGTGTTCCTGGCACTGATGCAGTGGGGCGACAAATACCTGCAGGACGGCCGCCCGCCACTGACCTTCGTCGACGCGGACACCGGCCGCACCCTGCGGGTCCGGGTCACCGCCGACCCGGTGCCCGAACCCGCCTCCGACGACATCCGGATCCGGCTGAATCCGGCTAGGTGA
- a CDS encoding SDR family oxidoreductase has product MVSIAGKVAVVTGGRRGLGAALVEELLARGARKVYATARSAYADDRPEVVTAELEVRSAASVAALAERASDAELVFNNAGILLPSSLVAGEFDSVTETFDVNVFGPLRVARAFAPILAANGGGALVNMHSVLSWLAGSGAYGASKAAAWSVTNSLRVELARQHTQVVGVHAGFIDTDMVAAITRPKAAPVEIAARILDGVVAGDTEVLADAVTVEVKAALSGPVEQLTFAAR; this is encoded by the coding sequence ATGGTTTCGATAGCGGGCAAAGTGGCCGTGGTGACCGGGGGCCGGCGCGGCCTGGGCGCGGCGCTGGTCGAGGAGCTGTTGGCGCGTGGTGCGCGCAAGGTGTATGCCACCGCGCGCTCGGCGTATGCGGACGACAGGCCGGAGGTGGTGACCGCGGAACTCGAGGTGCGCTCCGCCGCTTCGGTCGCGGCGCTCGCGGAGCGGGCATCCGATGCCGAGCTCGTGTTCAACAATGCGGGCATCCTGCTGCCCTCGTCGCTGGTGGCGGGTGAATTCGACAGTGTCACCGAGACATTCGACGTGAACGTGTTCGGACCGCTGCGTGTGGCGCGGGCGTTCGCGCCGATCCTGGCCGCCAACGGTGGTGGGGCACTGGTGAACATGCACTCGGTGCTGTCCTGGTTGGCGGGCAGCGGCGCGTACGGGGCGTCCAAGGCGGCGGCCTGGTCGGTCACCAATTCGCTGCGGGTCGAATTGGCGCGCCAGCACACGCAGGTCGTCGGCGTGCACGCCGGCTTCATCGACACCGACATGGTCGCCGCCATCACGCGACCCAAGGCCGCACCGGTCGAGATCGCCGCCCGCATCCTGGACGGCGTCGTGGCGGGAGACACCGAGGTGCTCGCCGACGCCGTCACCGTGGAAGTGAAGGCCGCCCTGTCCGGTCCGGTCGAGCAGCTGACCTTCGCCGCCCGCTGA
- a CDS encoding tautomerase family protein: MPLWTIHHTPGILSDDEKGRLAARIADHYEKVGLPRFYVITLFQETRTEDFYVGGEPASAGVRIVIDHIARHNPDQESRRRTAQWVKSILHPHLTKHTDLHWEFHVDETSADLWMINGQVPPPGGSEAEKLWAEQNSALPY; the protein is encoded by the coding sequence ATGCCACTGTGGACCATCCATCACACGCCGGGAATCCTCAGCGACGACGAGAAGGGGCGGCTGGCGGCGCGCATCGCCGACCACTACGAAAAGGTGGGCTTGCCGCGGTTCTACGTCATCACCCTGTTCCAGGAGACTCGCACCGAGGACTTCTACGTCGGCGGTGAGCCCGCCTCGGCCGGGGTGCGGATCGTGATCGACCACATCGCCCGCCACAACCCCGATCAGGAAAGCCGCCGCCGAACCGCCCAGTGGGTCAAGTCCATCCTGCACCCGCACCTGACCAAGCACACCGACTTGCACTGGGAGTTCCATGTCGACGAAACCAGCGCCGACCTCTGGATGATCAACGGCCAGGTACCTCCACCGGGCGGCTCCGAGGCCGAAAAGCTCTGGGCCGAACAGAATTCAGCGCTCCCATACTGA
- a CDS encoding WXG100 family type VII secretion target, translating into MGKPVELEPEGLRRAANGFDDVADRTKKLLDTLKSSSDSKGEPWGDDHAGEKFADGEKGYKKNRDNTFSSVSTLVDVLRQNAKNLRDSATMFEENEHDLANRDKRDQRP; encoded by the coding sequence ATGGGTAAACCGGTAGAGCTCGAGCCGGAGGGTTTGCGCCGCGCCGCGAACGGATTCGACGATGTCGCCGACCGCACCAAGAAGCTGCTCGACACCCTGAAGTCGTCGTCGGACAGCAAGGGCGAGCCCTGGGGCGACGACCACGCGGGCGAGAAGTTCGCCGACGGCGAGAAGGGCTACAAGAAGAACCGCGACAACACCTTCTCCTCGGTCTCCACCCTCGTAGACGTCCTGCGCCAGAATGCGAAGAACCTACGCGACTCAGCGACCATGTTCGAGGAGAACGAGCACGACCTGGCCAACCGGGACAAACGCGACCAACGCCCCTAG
- a CDS encoding YbaB/EbfC family nucleoid-associated protein — protein sequence MDNDRTKGDLADLLDTVNLHIRSIAEAQRQRVELTATGTAAKGRVHITVNADGVVIETRFADDIDELDYDEIADAVTEATQAAAAEVAERAEKLIAPIRRTRSRLPSLSEIVADLPDLTVRVPEPQRASFETPAARDYR from the coding sequence GTGGACAACGACAGGACCAAGGGTGATCTCGCGGATCTGCTCGATACGGTCAATCTGCATATCCGCTCGATCGCCGAGGCGCAGCGACAACGCGTCGAATTGACCGCCACCGGCACGGCCGCGAAAGGCCGGGTACACATCACGGTCAATGCCGACGGCGTGGTCATCGAGACCCGATTCGCCGACGACATCGACGAATTGGACTACGACGAGATCGCCGACGCCGTCACCGAGGCCACCCAGGCGGCCGCCGCCGAGGTGGCCGAACGCGCGGAGAAACTGATCGCGCCGATCCGGCGTACCAGGTCGCGTCTGCCCAGCCTCTCCGAAATCGTCGCGGATCTACCGGATCTGACCGTGCGGGTGCCCGAGCCCCAGCGGGCCTCGTTCGAGACGCCCGCGGCCCGCGACTATCGCTGA